The genomic region TTCGTTGAATTAGATAGACTATAAATAAAGATTGGATGAACAAAAAATGTTTTTGCAAAGTTACTGTTAATGTAATTCCAATAATTGTTGTAAATGAACCCTTGATGTGAAAAATTGACGGAGAAGCATGCACCAGACAACCTATAGTCACGTGACGCGCGAGCGCTGCACGGAGGAGCGAGGCGAATGCGCACATTGATCGCGAATTTAGAGTCgctgtgaacagaatagtcgccgtgaacagaatagccCACACTCTAGTGGACTATCCTGCTAACAGGGGACTTTTCTGTTCAATTGAAAAAATAGTCAaccgtgaacagaatacgttaattaattgtagtagcTGTGAACAGACTAGTCGCTGTGAAGAGGAtggtcgcctgtgaacaggatagtccccgccatagtccccgctagggtgggttcaaattgtgtgaacaaaatagtcgccagtgaacagaataggagcaaatatgaacagagtAGTCCACGTGAAAAGGATAGTACCTGTACGGCAGCTACGGAGAGACAGAAGACGGTGTCTCTAGAGTCGACCAGTCAATCCTCGCCTACGTCTACAGtgtcgtcatgcaaattcctactagcagatgctgaatcaatGAAAACCGACAGTTGCtggcgacagagcagcccaatacttcaaataAGGCTTTCCCAGACGGTTTGTTTTGTACATCCGGTCCCAGATAGTAGTGGAAACattcgctttcttgaactggtttagtttttaaacgcgtttaagctaaactagtttaaggtgcagctagtggaaacacggtcCTACTCCTACTGTCACTAGACAGTTTTGTAGCGCAAGCGGGCCTGAGTGCGAGGCTAATGGAAAGAGCATGAAAAAAGTAAGTGCAGAGAAACTCGGTCGTTTCGTGGGCGACGTTCTCGCTTCGTGTGGCGTTGATTCATCCGGCTCTGAGGCTGTATCCCAATCTCTTGTCCAAGCGAATCTCCGTGGCATTGATTCTCACGGAGTGCGTCTTCTTCCCACCTATGCAGAGAGCGCAGATAAAGGGGGCGTCAACAAACATCCGAAAATCAACGTCAAACAGACGTTCCCGTCTTGCTGTTGTGTGGACGCAGACAACGGATTTGGAGCTGCAGCGGGATTCCGTGCTATTGATGAGTGCATCAAAATTGCTGAAAATCAGGGCATTGGTATTGCAAGTGTGATCAACTCTTCTCACTGTGGATACATGGCAGCCTATACGTTGCGAGCAGCTGCTAAGGGCTACATGGCTTTTTCGTTTACTAACACTGGATCGGCTATGTTGTCGTACAATGGAACTAAGAAGTACATTGGAACGAATCCAATCTGTTTCGCTGCACCGAGGGAAGAGAGCGATCCGTTTTGTGTCGATTTGGCGACTACAGCTAGAACCTATAACTCTGTTGAACTGGCAAGGCTGACAGGGAGTAAACTGGATGAaggttaattaacacacatacagtaaatacaattaattaagggacatggacagacaacaaacatacaaaatgaGTACCGGCTTTCTTCGATTAGATGCCACTGAGTGTTTACTATTTAGCGAGGATTCCAACTGCAGTTTAAACaagggcggcgtttattcaagggtggTGTTTAATGGTCAAGGGCTTTCTTAtaattagcctcgaactttcagaccagagagcgAGCAAAGCGTGCGAACTCCTGGGCGGTTAAGTGCATGCCAGAGGCGCTAAGTGCACGACAGAGCCGTGACGTTCCTCGAGGCCATCACCTTTCAAGGCTTTGAGAACTGTTCAAGCAACTAGATTAGCTGGCGTTGTGCTGCAGAATGGGCGGGGCGTTTAATCAATGAAATACGGTACATGTATAGAGTAGTGTCACCTAATGTCATCTTGTCACTATACGCACCATGCCACGTAAGCACTACAGTACAGGCTTGTTATTGACTttgtcaataattataattacatGCATGTCATACATTTAAATATAAATGCTATTCGATAGTCCATAGCATAACAGACGAGTTACTTGCAAAGGCAATGAACACAATAATGTTTGACAAATTGCAGGGCAATTTCTTGATCCGTGTGGTACGTTGTCGTGTAGGACACTATGCAGATGCTCAAGGGGAAATAACTACAGACCCTTGGAAATCTGCAATGCTTTTGCCTAGTGGTGGCCACAAAGGCTTTGCACTTGGTATGATGGTTGAGGTTCTTTGTTCGACTTTGAGTGGCATGGCATTTGGACCACATACAGTGCCTATGTATGGACCAAACTCTGACCCAGGTACAGCAAACATATGACTTTACAGACTCTGAAGGTGTTGTAACTATAGTGTAACCATGAAGGTGTACTGTAATGATGACGAATGTTGCATCAAGTCAGTAGAATTTGGCATATCACGTTTTAAATGGTACACCACTGATTGGACAGTATGGAAGATGCGATCAATTGATAGAATTGATGTGTACTGCAGTGGTTTGTATAGTGTTAGCTGCTTAGCAATAATAcctgcatggtgtgtgtgtgtgtgtgtgtgtgtgtgtgtgtgtgtgtgtgtgtgtgtgtctgtgtctgtctgtctgtctgtctgcctgtgtgtgtgtgtgtgtgtgtgtgtctgtctgtctgtttgcctgtgtgtgtgtgtgtgtgtgtgtctgtctgtctgtctgtctgtctgtctgtctgtctgtcaatttcatttattgaaacacaaactctatgttacatttctaacactaaatgcaaacaagctgtgtgtgtgtgtgtgtgtgtgtgtgtgtgcgcgcgcacgtgtgtgcatgcatatgtgtgtgtgtgatgaccATATATGACAACTATTGATCCATAGCTATTTTTCATTGTCTATTTTACACATTTGACAGATGTTGAATGTTACAGCAAATAAACGGCAAATTTGTCAAACGTACGTGGTTTTTCGTCCCGATTTCTGCATCCCAGCTGACCAGTTTAAAAGATCTCTTCAACAGATGACCGACGAAGTGCGATCTCAGCCTGCACATGAAGGTATCAACTATCCACGGCTCAATACCACTAATCCAGAGTGTGTATCATTGCTTGACGTAGGTAAACATGTTATGATGCCTGGAGATCCAGAGATCAATTTTGTGGTGCAGCGAAGTCAACACGGGATTCCCCTTGATGATTCTACTTGGTTAGAACTTACGAAATTGGGAGAAAAATATGGTGTTTTGCTACCACCCATTGTCTCAGATCAAGACTGAGGTAAAAACCGTGAATGTTTAGTAGGTgttgatttattattgattGAACTGCTGTGATATGGGATAATAGATGAATGGAAATTGGATAATTCTGGATTCATACAGATAAGTTAGTACCTCCCACGTgttactgtaaatcatgcTTGTAACTACAAATGTTCATAAACTACCGCAAACTCTACTTTGTAAGAAAGAATGTTCGTAAACTTGAACACCTTGTGCATGGAAGTGACGATCGAGGCTCAATTCACATCCGGGTGGGTCTGCTTTATTCTCAACATGTCTCTGACATGACACTACCCTGAGCCAAAGAATGAAGACAATCATTCAGACAGTGTAGTATGTGCATGCGCATGGATATAAAAAATTGGGCTACAAAATTAAATGTGGATGGATATTTGGACTACTATTTGATTTTGTAAATTCTGTAAATTGCCAAAaaattattaacttaattaaatagtttacaaaagtttattgatttaattatttgactGCTGAATTGACTACTGAACAAAGACCAACTCCCAAGTTtgttttgcttaattaattgatgggAAACATTTAATCAAGAAACTTAGAGAatgaagcactacagtgcaaacccaCGTGCCATACCTATGCAGCTTGATTTACATCAACATACGGGATGTTCATTTGATCACGTGCAGGTCATATGgtcgtacgtcacgtgaccaaactGTAATACCGTTTCACACGTGAGTAATGACTTCAACCATGCCATTTGCTTATGTAACTTGAAAGCTAGAACAGATGCGAGGATACAATGCACGGTGGCTTGAGACATCACGAGTCACGATGAATCACAGACAAGGTGGAACATGGAAATTTGCTATCAACGAATGAAAGCATTGGCAATGCTATCTCTGATAGCACATCGTTACATCTGCAAATCTATATACTTCATACATACGTGCAAAAGATCTACGCTGAGCTACCTTCTGTTAACCACAGCTTCTCGCTTGGTGGTTGCTGTTTTCTAGGCGAATGTAATGACTCTAATGCAGTCTCGGTCTTTTTACTATGCGTTTCGCGAAGGTAGAGTGACACCAGTAATGCCAGAAAAACCATCAAAGCTCCGATCAAAAATGGTGCTCCTGGTAGTGTCATTTCTCTATGGTGTGGAGACTCTTTATGCGGTTTGGCTGTGTCTGCCATGGTGTCACTGGTCAAGTCCATGTGTAGCAGTCCGAACACGAGACCATACAAGGCCGGTCCTAAACCATTGCACAGCCCTCTGATGCCAGTAACCATTCCTTGTACTGCGCCTTGCTGGCCTGCATCGGCATTCTTGGACACTAAAGCACTGATTGCGGGGTAGGAGAGAGCAGCCATGGCGGCTAGAGAACCAGCAGCCCACATCATCCTGCGCAAGGCAATACATTGATGATTAGCTACAGTTGAATGCATAGGAGTACACTCTGCATGAAATAGCAAACACACTTAAAATTTAACTTATACTCTACATGCCATCATGGTAACCTAGCAACAGGTTGCcgtatttgttgttgattgatAAAGTCTTTGCTGACAGATTATAACCCTATGAGTTGATCTGAGTGCATGTCTGCCTTTCTAAAATCTCTATAGCTATAAAAGTGGGGTGTTCCACAAATATTCgtaaaattattttagtttgcCTGTCAACTGTGTGAGACAATAGTAGACTTTTCATGGCTTTGTTCATACTCATCTATAGAAGTCGCTCGTAATGAAACACGttaaaggtgcccgctcatGATTcaccactcatgcacacacacacacacacacacacacacacacacacacacacacacacacacacacacacacacacacacacacacttgaaaacgtgccacgatttcaagttgtgtcataatGAAGCAGAGCAAGGgaacatcttagggtgcaccaTGTTCCATGGCATGTGGCATACAGTCTAAATTCCTAGTATAAATAGAAAGGCGAATCGCATTCTTGTCCACCACGGCAGTTTCGCTcctcgtacttgacatttcgagaaagctaacgacaaATGTGTTACattctttatccacacatttatcATTTACCGTCTTGAagtagcttgctgttgaacgacaaagcgtTTTCTCGACCaatttcttgttgcacgtgacccggaAATGAGTGGAAACTACTAGAGAGCATTATCATGATGGCATCCGAAACTTGGAGCGTGAAAGTAGCCATGGAGAGGTGCTGGACGCCACCGACAACGCGGATTACACATCTATCGTGCATAACAGCtactagcctcgaagttccagacccatttttgggtcacatacaacaaggaaaagatcgagaaattgctttgtcgttcaacagcaagctgtCTCGaactggtaaatggtaaaggcatgatttcaagttgtgcAGGCCATGTCTGCATGTGCGTGTGAATTCGTGAGCGGGCATCTTTAAATTAACGTACACTTACCAGTATTCAGTGCTAACGCCGTAAAGTACAAGTTGCACGAGTTGAAACAGTAACCCAATGCCAATAGATTTCCTATAGCCAATGGCGTTGATAAGTATCCCGAGCACAAGCGTCtagaacagaaccggttaaaATGTAGAGCATTGTTAGAGACCCAGGAAACAGAGCAGAAGCGATCTATGCCATTTACTTATACTGTACCTGTGCTAGTACAGATAGAATTCCTACTACAGCTATAAATGTTGCCACATCTTCTCTGGTGAATCCTACAACCTGCAAAGTGAATTATTATGGCAATTTTATGCCTAAAAACTGCATGACGACTGACCTTAGtgagataaataaatatacaagAGTATTGTCCAGCCTCTGGTAAGTACGAGAGGAAAACCATGATGCACAGACACAAGATAGTGTGGTCTTGACCAACACGACGAATAGACTGAAACGGCACAAACAATTAGGATCAACCATTACCATGAAATTCTACTGAAAAATTGTTAGATTGACAATCTGGACAATGACCCATGCAGATCAATAATTCGTAGTTTAGTTGAACCACAAAGCGTTTCCTAATATGAATAATTCTACATGCATCTTACAGCAAATGGGTCGGCTTTGTCCCATGAGATTGGCGTCCCCCACGATGCTGGTCTCACTCTCTCAGGCAACGATTCAGGAACAGCAACCAGGATAAAGAGAACGTCCAGGACTGAGATAGAAGTGGCTAACAAAATTACAACTCCGTCGCCATACTGACTACTCAAGTAAGCACCCAAGGCAGGGCTGGTGACAAAACTGGCAGCAAACGTAGCCGATACCTACACATGATACTAATTCAATGAAAGCTGAAAATTgtagaaaaacaacaaataaatgtgtgtgtgtgtgtgtgtgtgtgtgtgtgtgtgtgtgtgtgtgtgtgtgtgtgtgtgtgtgtgtgtgactgatGACCCTAATGGGTTATGACTTATCTTCACAGATGTAGATGGACATGTACTGTTATTCAGCTATCAGACATTATAGCCATCAAGTTAGACTTAGTATGCCAATAATATGAATATATTTATAGACATCAGGTATGTCAAGAGACACACTACTAGTAGGGAGGACATTATCACCAGTGAATAATCCCAGCCCAGCATAATTCACACCAcgcattaataattaattaattaactacagaTTACAAACAATGCTCTATTCATATATAATAGAAGTGTCTATTAACCTGTCCATACGCTGAGCTTCTCTCATTCTCATCCGTTATATCAGCCACATACGCAAACACAACCGAAAACGTAACAGCAAACACTCCCGACATTGAGAACACAGCAAAGTACCACctacacagagacacagaaaGTCAAACTCCCACACAGTCCCCGCTGACTCATCCTATGCTAATAGTTTCCACTCACATGGGACTGACGTAGAGAAGAGGAATAGGAAGACAAGTAAAAAATACAGACACCAAAAGAAACGATTTTCTGCCCCAGACATCAGATAACGCCCCAATCAACGGAGCACTTAGAAACGATAGAAAACCCTTAAATTGAAAGAGCGTCAACAATAAAACGACAATCAGGTAGCTTTCGCTGTGACTGCCCTGCCTTTATTCCTTGTATTAAACCATTCATAAACAACGTGTGACTCGGAAACGTGTCGGAGAGCACCTGAAATGAGGGAGGAGAAGCTTAGCTGTTAGAGAACACTCACTCTTCACGAGCTAGTGATTACCGAAATGACCGGTCCGGTCAGTAGACCCCAAGCGAAGAACTCGAGGAAGATGACAACAGTGGCATGGAAGACATGCGGTGATCCTAGACCCTGAAGAGAGTGAGAAGAGGCGATGAGATGCGGAAAAATTGCCAACGGACGGTAGATCGTGTAAGCGACAAATACATGGTTACCGATATCTCGTCTCGAATGACTTCTTTCAGCCGCTTTGCCCTTCTCGCCACTGGTTGTCTCTTCATTAGCTATTCACTAGCCGAGGTTGCAATCAGGGTTGAACATACGGGCTCTTGGTGGTTAACATACGGGCTCTTAGTGTGTAGCACGGCGCGCGTGGGATGTCATGGCCACTTTAGTACGACAAGAGTACGCTATTCTTTTTTGCGAGCAGTTCGGTCAATTCATGTCTTGAATCTGTGAATGACTAGGGTTGGTTTCGAGATGAAACTTTCAAAGTGAAATGTCTCAATCATTAGTTGCTAGGCGAGGTAGCGCGCGCGTGGTCGGATAGTTGCTTGCTACCGTTCGAGCCTGCAGCCGGCTGTTGACGTACTGTACAACTGTACTTCTACAGAAGAGATTCTAGGTAGgtcgtgtgtgcgtgtgatgGCATGCGTTTGTGGCTGCGTCATTGGAGTGCATGTGGGTGTGCACATCTTACAACtacgtacagtgtactgtacttaaTACTTACTCTTTAGTAGCTGTTTTTCCGGTGTGCTCCGCATATAAACCGAGCTATATAGCAAACCATGTACGTAGCAACCTGGAGCACAGTCGAATTGTTGCTGTATGATAACAGAGTATTTTGAAGTTGTACAAGAATGCCCTTCATTTACCTTTTAGACCGCTACTTTGTAGTAGTAAGTCCTGCTTGCAACTTGCGTTAAGTTGCACGCATTAGCTATGTCGTGAACTGCATGCCTAGAATAATAGATGTATAAAATGTATTTTGTGCTGCATATCTTTCTGGTTGCTATACTTCaggtgatgtgatgtgatgtgatgtgatgtgatgtgatgtgatgtgatgtgatgtgatgtcaAGTCCTGTCATGTCATGTCAGGTTTAATTGATAGTCTTGTTTTCAATTAACTACCAATTGTAGCATGCATGGAGGCTGCTGCTTGTGATGCAGAAGAATTGAATGCAACACTTTTATTCTGCGATTTGCTACCAGCTGTgataacaatgacaagaaacaaTTGCAGTCAGTACCGTAGCGATTACCAACCAGCAATGCTATAACAACGACAAGAAACAATTGCAGTCAGTACCACTAGAATGGTACAGCTACTTCAAACAATGGTCACAGTCTAATCAACGCTCTTTACTCAGTTTTCCAAGCACAACACAATCTTTCTATGCATAAGATAGACTGGTGAGACATTGGCCATAATGTCATCAGATTCATCATGAAGTGCACAGTGGAATGCCACTGGTTGTTCTTGTTGAAGCACTGGTGTACAAGTTGGTGGGCAATGGTGGTATGTATATTTGCTTATGCATTTCTTTTTATCGGTGTCCTTTCTGATGTAGTCTTTGTAGCCTGGACATACTTCTGAAATTACAGACATTTATTATAGACAGTGTCAGCAGATTGAGAAGTTAGGACTGACTTTGACATTGTCGTCTTTCTATGGTTTGGCTGCATGTCACATTCAGTGGATTCTCTAAAACAGATCGGTGTCTTTCCTCCCATTGTTTACTTCTATCTTCACACCCAGACCAGGCACTCCACTTTTCATAATGGCAACCTATATCAACATCTCATTTTTGCAGCTACTGCAGTTATATGTGAATTATTCTCACCTTCAACAGCGACTTTACTTGCTGCCGCTGCCATGATGTATGCAAATAGACTTTCAACTGGGCCTTTACCACTGCTCACATCCTGGATGCATGCCTCCATGTAGTTATGGACAGAGACGAATGGATGAGCCTCTGCAGCAGCTTCATGGAACAGAGGAGTACAAACATTCATAGCACTCATCAGCATTGTTTGGTCAAATGGTGGATATGATGGAGGAGATGTGGGAGACCCAGGCAAACAGGAAGTGTTTAATGCCCATCCGCTAACAAATTCGGGAATCGTGTCAACTACATGACAGTTTGGTCGGGAGGATTCCAACTCATCTGCTTTAGAACTGTTGTAGTTGGAATTAGCACAGAGACCAGCTGTTTGGTTCATGTAAAAGCCATTGATAGACAAGTGAATGCCTCTGCCATTGAAAAAGATGTCTATTCCAACATAGGACGACAAGCGAATGTACTTGTGAACACCAACATTGACCTCCCTAATGTGAATCTCATGCTTGAGCTTGTGTGGCATTGACTTTTCAATATCATTTACTCTCAGACCCCAACGGCCAAGAGTGTACTTAGTTCCATTAATGTAGACATCCACCTGCCTGCCACCTCTTCTTGCCACAACTGCAAAGTTGTCTGATGCATTTCGATGGCGTGATAAGATATAATCACACTGTGGCTGCATGATGGGGTAAGACAAGCCATCAAATGTGATCACACGTCCATTAAAATATGTACAGACAGCTATGGAAAAAACACAGTTACATAAACAGAACCCTCTCAAGAGACTAGTATCTTACGTGACTTCAATGGATATGGCAATATATATCCAACGTTGGTTCTGTTGAAGTAGCTAGACTCGGCGGTGATATTAACCATCAGTTTAATTGATGTGAAGTTTACACGAAGCCATTGTGGCATGTCACTGCAGCCTTCTAGGTAAAGAATGGCCGACATATTGCCGTGTGTACCATTGGTAAGGGAACCATTGACTTCAGCCATGAACTCAGGTATCTTGATAATAACCGTGTCATTGTCAGGAGCGATGCGCATACGTGTAAGATTGCCATGAAACATGGACTTATTGAACTTAACATGACCCCATGTGTTAGAGATTGTTGTATTGAGACTAATCCAGCCTTCGATGTCCATCATTCTAGATGTATTGGCAAGGAAGATACCTGATGCAACGGCAGGAATACTAGTAGCTGTCAGGTTAATTACTCGCAGCTGAGTTGGCCTTTCACCAACAGTGTACCAGTCAAATATGCCTTTGACAGTTCTTTCGTGATCCGTGGCAAAATAAGAGTATATTGTTCCTCGTTCAGTGCTGACTTTTGAGTCATTCCAGATCTTGAAGTGATGCTCACTTGGGCTTGGTGTGAGTGGCCTTAGAATAAGTTTGATGCCAGCTGGCCCAGAGAGTGGAAAGAAAGGAGCTTCTGGTACATCGGTGCTGTTCGGATAGCTAACAGGTGTGATGAATTCTATATTGGTGTAGTTGCCACCTACTCTTTCATATAGTTCAGTCTGTAAGGAGAAATTGTAGGCAACTGTTATCAATATGCAACAATAGAACTAAGCTGCTAAGCCAACCTCATTGCGTTTCCAGATTCCCATCTCCATCTTCTTACCAGCAACTTCAACGTATTGATAGTACCTGGAAGACAAGCCAGCTTCATATTACCAGCATTATGTTGTACTGAACTCAAAGTGGTTGTACTTTGCTTCAAACACAGTAGACTCTGGATCTCTTGGCATCTGATCAATGTACAGGTCAGTTTCGTATTCGTTAGTTACTGTTAGTCTGGCTCTCTGCTTGAAGCTGCTCTTGACTTTTCCAATGTGTACAACACGAGGTTGTACACGACTTCTACCAGCATCCAAAACTACAGTGATGTTGGCATATGTTGCTACTCTGTATAAATTCAAGTTGTGTCAGCAATGTAAAGAACTTTAAAACAATGTAAGATCATTACTTGGGTGTGATCTCTCCACTAACTTCAATGTTGGTGGACTTAACTACACTTATGTCTCCTTCAGCATCCAAGTGTGCCATAACTGTAGCAATAGCAGTCACGTTGAGAGGTAGTCCCATAATACTTGGGATGCTTCTCTTTATGTCCACAATGGTGGAGGACTTGGTTACAGACATACTGTTGTGATATACTGGAAACTTCCCTGTGATGAAGTATTTCAGGTAGTCTTTAACTCCACTGAAAATGTCGGTTACGTGGTCGAACTTAAAGCGTGACATAACAACTTCTGTGATTATAGTACGAAGATTGTTGAATTTGTCACTTGTGTAAAGAGCTTTGTTGACGCCTTCCTCATCAGCTCTGTTCCATGCTAGCTCATTACCAAAAGCCTTGATATAACCAGAGAACCACATAGGCTCTTCTTCTAAATAGCACTATCATTGAATAAGAGGCACAGATCAAACTATTGGCTTAGCAGCATTCTAATGCTTTGACATTTAAACTTTTACCATTCTCTCTGCTCCTGCCATTCCACTTGGTTTCAAAATTCGTGTTCCAAGACGGATGTAGCCGGTGGGACCAAACAGTCGTTCTATTAGTTTAGATGTGCCGAGTGCACGCACTCCTACCTGTACAGTCACAGTCAAATTTGCAAATAGCAGAAAATGTTATGAAGTTGCTTATTACTTCAAGTAATTGAAAGTCATAACCAAAAGCGTTTGCTGTCACTGACATTATTCCACTGCGAGGCAGATTACTGACATTGGTGAACACAAATCCTGATGCCAATCCAACTCCCATAACATCTCGGGGTAGAGGCCTTGGCCAGTTGAAATCAGctagcaacacaaacaatatcaATTGTGGCATGTTAACTTTTTTCCCTGACATAACTCACCTAAGGAGCCATAGTTATACTTGGCTTTTGAAGAAAAGTAACCGCGATCACAGTCTCTGCACCAGTAGTGAGCATTGGTAACCTTCAGGACATAACTTACTGACTCTTTGCTATAGAAAGAGAACAGGTTGACAGTAAGCAGTTACATAAGATGTCAACATGATAAAACGTTTTACTAACATTCTCATCATTTGTGGGTTGGTGCTTCTTTCAGCTTCTACCAAATAGGTGTAGACGTAGCTCCGTACATATTGGTCGGCCTCGTTTTGTAGTGACTTGACAAATTTGATGAACTCACTTGGAGGAATATCAATGGCGGAACTACGAATGAAGACCAGGAATGCTGCAATACGTGCTTCAACTTTCTCGGTAGTGTTGTAGTAGATTGGTAGAACAAGGGAGTGGATCTGTCAAAAGAGCATTATATTCATCTGGTAGTTGTGCATATGTTTTTTTCTGTCATGGATTGCCTTGTGAGGAGCTTTGACCGACATGCGTTCTAGTGCATAGATGGCAGCCAGTCGTTGTTCAAAAATGAGCTCATTATTTTGTCTTGGTGTTGTCCACAGAGCATCTTCAATGACAGGAAGACCTCTTAATGAGCCAGCATTTCCCAGAGCTTTCAACACATGGATCTTTTCTTTAATGTCAGTCGTGCGGGCGTACTTTTCCATGAGCCAGTCTAGTGCCTGTTGTGGAAAGAAACAACTAATTGATGCTATTTGAGGACAAGCTGCGTTATGGTTATAGACACACCATATTCAATTCTGTGCTGCAGTTGTTCTGTGGATCTTTGAGTACAAGACGAATGACAGCACCAAGCACAAGAGTAGATGTCATATTGTAATTGTTGTATTTGGCGATTTCCTGAAAAATGTCTTGTAATAATAGATTTGAATCTGGGACAGACATATAACTACACTACTGACCCAGGTAATGTTGAGCCACTTGCAACGAGAGCATAAGCGATGTAGAGGTATTAGTGACAGGCTGACAATAAGTTCACGACGACGAGATGCATTGAGGCACATATCGTTGTTTTTCGCCAGTTCACTGATTAACTCAAGAGCTGGTTCAGTTCCCAACCAGGCAAGAGCATCTAGGAAGTAAGTACTGCACAAACAAGCCAGTACTCAGTTATGACTTGTCAATATGTTACAACTGATGCTGCTCACTGTTTCTTTCTGAGGATTCCTTCGTTTGGGCTCTTGCACTGCGCATACTCATTCTTCAGGTTCATCAGTGATGGGTAGCTACATCTCCTCATCTCTTCTACAAGCTTGGCAAAGTACTCAGCAATTTGAGCTGGGTCTTCCATAACTGCCATTGAATCTATGATAGGTTTAggtttgcattgttctctgtctctctcgcAAGTAGGCAGTGGGAAGTAGCATTCTAGAGTCTTGGGAGGACCGGCTAAGCAAAATTCATAGTTAATAATGTTGTTTACAATGACAGTTGTGCAAGAGGTTACGTAAGGGAGTGGTGGTGCAAGAAGGCAGAGTGTCTTGTCTAGTTGTCCTTGCTAAGACCTGACTGCTCGAGAAAAGTACAATGAAGCAACATTTGACACAGCTACAACAGATCTGTTTTGGACCTGATTGTGACGACTATAGATCCAG from Corticium candelabrum chromosome 10, ooCorCand1.1, whole genome shotgun sequence harbors:
- the LOC134186255 gene encoding vitellogenin-like; its protein translation is MKLLVILLLLGLTSAGPVWPNLSTDRTYWYTYQTTSVSGVPRTSDNSTGIQMTMKVAITFINSTRAVLQITQCTAAAFVGKYPEEVYLHSFQEEGLTVHSFENDELADCDDMQARCLLFDSYNGRITEIYPSPEDSVRILNLKRGILTAFQGVPEREDGRFTEEQTDCLGRCIFKVRKDSTKDEVYLMKTRDTETCPNRSIEFSTILPPSKHQEAKFVFGETTTHMKYVREGHYLILQRSEVVEKQSIAPISKEAGSIVVTISQVLARTTRQDTLPSCTTTPLPGPPKTLECYFPLPTCERDREQCKPKPIIDSMAVMEDPAQIAEYFAKLVEEMRRCSYPSLMNLKNEYAQCKSPNEGILRKKHTYFLDALAWLGTEPALELISELAKNNDMCLNASRRRELIVSLSLIPLHRLCSRCKWLNITWEIAKYNNYNMTSTLVLGAVIRLVLKDPQNNCSTELNMALDWLMEKYARTTDIKEKIHVLKALGNAGSLRGLPVIEDALWTTPRQNNELIFEQRLAAIYALERMSVKAPHKIHSLVLPIYYNTTEKVEARIAAFLVFIRSSAIDIPPSEFIKFVKSLQNEADQYVRSYVYTYLVEAERSTNPQMMRIKESVSYVLKVTNAHYWCRDCDRGYFSSKAKYNYGSLADFNWPRPLPRDVMGVGLASGFVFTNVSNLPRSGIMSVTANAFGYDFQLLEVGVRALGTSKLIERLFGPTGYIRLGTRILKPSGMAGAERMCYLEEEPMWFSGYIKAFGNELAWNRADEEGVNKALYTSDKFNNLRTIITEVVMSRFKFDHVTDIFSGVKDYLKYFITGKFPVYHNSMSVTKSSTIVDIKRSIPSIMGLPLNVTAIATVMAHLDAEGDISVVKSTNIEVSGEITPKVATYANITVVLDAGRSRVQPRVVHIGKVKSSFKQRARLTVTNEYETDLYIDQMPRDPESTVFEAKYYQYVEVAGKKMEMGIWKRNETELYERVGGNYTNIEFITPVSYPNSTDVPEAPFFPLSGPAGIKLILRPLTPSPSEHHFKIWNDSKVSTERGTIYSYFATDHERTVKGIFDWYTVGERPTQLRVINLTATSIPAVASGIFLANTSRMMDIEGWISLNTTISNTWGHVKFNKSMFHGNLTRMRIAPDNDTVIIKIPEFMAEVNGSLTNGTHGNMSAILYLEGCSDMPQWLRVNFTSIKLMVNITAESSYFNRTNVGYILPYPLKSPVCTYFNGRVITFDGLSYPIMQPQCDYILSRHRNASDNFAVVARRGGRQVDVYINGTKYTLGRWGLRVNDIEKSMPHKLKHEIHIREVNVGVHKYIRLSSYVGIDIFFNGRGIHLSINGFYMNQTAGLCANSNYNSSKADELESSRPNCHVVDTIPEFVSGWALNTSCLPGSPTSPPSYPPFDQTMLMSAMNVCTPLFHEAAAEAHPFVSVHNYMEACIQDVSSGKGPVESLFAYIMAAAASKVAVEGCHYEKWSAWSGCEDRSKQWEERHRSVLENPLNVTCSQTIERRQCQKVCPGYKDYIRKDTDKKKCISKYTYHHCPPTCTPVLQQEQPVAFHCALHDESDDIMANVSPVYLMHRKIVLCLEN